A segment of the Sanyastnella coralliicola genome:
GGTCCACAGTCCCCCGTCAACCGTCCACCGTCCACCGTCCACCGTCCACCATCAACCATCAACCATCAACCCAAAACACCTAACTTCCCTTCATGAACCCAGCTGTTGACCAATACCTCCTTCAGGGATGCGGAAGATGCGATTTGTACGGCACTCCGGAATGCAAGGTTCACTTGTGGACGAATGAGCTCATTCGGCTTCGTGCAGTGGTACTAGACACACAACTCGTAGAGGAACATAAGTGGGGTGTTGCTTGCTACACGTATCAAGGAAAAAACGTTGCGATCATGAGCGCCTTGAAAGGCTATGTAGCATTGAGTTTTTTTAAGGGCAGTCTTCTTGACGATAAATTAGCGCTTCTTTCAGCACCTGGTCCAAATTCTCAAGCTGCACGAATGTTCAAGTTCACGACCTCTTCGCAAATTGCTGAACATGAGACTTCCATTCGAAGCTATGTCAAGGAAGCGATCGAATTAGAAAAAAATGGAGTCAGCGTTCCCTTTAAAAAAGTAACCGAAGACGACTTCCCTTCCGAACTCTATGATTATTTCCTAGAAGACCCCACCTACGAAAGTGCCTTCCGCTCGCTCACTCCCGGACGTCAACGTGGATGGCTACTTCACTTTAATGGTGCGAAACAAACTGCAACCATCATTCGACGAATTGAGAAAAGTGCCGAGAAAGTTCTGAATGGAAAAGGCTGGAACGAACGCTAAGTTCAGCACCAAAGAAACACCGTCCACCGTCTACAGTCCACGGTCAACCGTCCACCGTCCACCGTCCACCGTCTACCGTCTACCGTCTACCGTGAAGCCCTCATCTTCGAAACAATCCCCGTAGTAGAAAACCCTTCAACGAGAGGTATGGAAGCCACCGTTCCGCCTTTGGCGCGAACGATATCAGAACCTACCATATAACGCTTATCAGACGCGTCAGTACAGTCTGGATCATAATCCCCGCCTTTGACTAAGACATCGGGTTGGATGAGCTGTATGAGCTCGTAAGGAGTGTCTTCACCGAAAATAACCGCGTGATCTACACTCTTAAGTGAAGCAATGACTTTGGCGCGTGCATCTTCGGGGTTGATCGGACGTTCTGGTCCTTTATTCAAACGACGAACACTGTCATCGTCATTGACGCCAACGATGAGCACATCCCCATGCTCTGCAGCTTTTTCGAGGTAGGTCACGTGGCCTACGTGAAGAATATCAAAGACACCGTTGGTGAAGACAATCTTCTTTCCGCTTTCGCGGCAAGAATCAAGAAAGCTTTCGAGACTATTCTGCGGCATTGGCTTGACGTTCTTTGCGGATGTTACCCCACATCAAAAGAAGGTAACCTATCCCTCCGGTCACAACGATCATAACCGTTTGTGTTAGCCACATGACATTGGCCACGGCGAACCCAAGCGCTCCGCTCATGCCCAAGGCGATGAAGCCGAGTTTCACAGTCCAGTGGTAAGATCCGATTCCTCCAGGAGCAGGTAGAATCATTCCGAATCCTCCCGCAACCATGACGAAGAGTGATTGCGTCACGGTCATGTGGCTGGTCGCATCAATACTCATGTAGATGACATAAGCCATCCCGAAGTACATGCCCCAGATAAAGAAGGTATGGAAGATGAAGGCCCCTCGGCGCTTCATTTTCAGTACGCTTTTGAGTCCGTCACCAACACCACCAAGGAAGCCTTTGACTTTCCCATAGAGCTTGCTTGCCATAATTGAGCGACGGAACATGAACCCTAGTGCCACCACAACTCCCATTGCAACTAGGCCAATTGTTACTAGTAAATTCGAGTCTTCTTCATTTACTTCTTCACCACCTCCAATTGAAAGATCAAGCAAGGTTTGAAAGGCATCAAGGTTCGAAATCAATGCTACGGACATAAAAATCACGAGCATCACCATGTCAACTACACGCTCAGAAATCACGGTTCCGAAGAGTTTGTCGACAGGAATATCGTCTGACTGATTTAAGGCGGCGCAACGGGCCAACTCACCGCTTCGTGGGACGAAGGTATTGGCGAAGTAGGCGAAGGCCACTGAGTTGACTGCATTGATCGTCTTAGGCTTGTAGCCCAATGGTTCCAAGAGGTACTGCCAGCGAATACCACGACTGACAATCGCGAGGTACCCAAAGAGGAAGGAGAGTGCGATTCCAGGGATGGAAGCACGCTTCATATCATTGATCAATTGGTCTGTTAAGTCTACTCCTTGGATAGCGAAACTATACTCTCCTTCGGGCGGTTCTGGAAGAACGAAGTTGTAATGTCCTGGTGACAAACACTCAGAGACATACTCCTTCTCATCCATCGCTTCATTGACGAAAGCTCCTGAGAGAATCACGTTTCCTAAGGTATCAGTGACTTGGTAAGGAGTGCCTCGAAGCGCTTTATCAGCAGCCGAAACACGCAATCCGGAAAGTCCATTATCACAATCACTGTGGCCTGACCCCATTTCAAACCTCACAGAAGGAGACTCGACAAGTTGCGGTCCTCTGATGACACCTAGCATTGCTAAGTAGAACAAGAAAACCCCAATTCCGAGGAACAGGATATACTTAAAAATATTGACCAATCGCTTCAAAGGCGGTACTTAGACGAGTTTATTGGTTTCCGTATCAGGGAATACCAAGGTAGGCTTGTAGTCTTTTGCCTCTTCTGGAGTCATGTATCCGTATGAGATCACAATCACCACGTCACCCACTGCCACTTTACGTGCTGCTGGTCCGTTCAAGCAGATCATTCCTGATCCGCGTTCTCCCTTGATCACATACGTCTCCAGACGTTCTCCGTTCATCAGGTTTACAATCTGTACACGTTCTCCCTCGAGCAGATTACCTGCATCCATAAGGTCTTCGTCGATCGTAATACTTCCGATGTAGTTCAAGTCTGCCTGCGTGACTGTCACGCGGTGCAACTTGGATTTCATTACCTGTAGTAACATGCGGCAAAGATAGCTTTCTTTCTCAGAGCGATGGGTTAAAAAAATCCATCAACGAATGATGATCCGTATCTCTGTTCTTCGGTTCAAGGCGTGCTCATCCTCTGAACATTCTACCCCGTCGTCGCATCCGTTCAACAACACCGTTTCGCCATATCCTTTTGCGGTCATTCGGGCAATCGCGATGCCTTTTGTTTTCATATGCGCTAGCGCGGAAGCGGCTCTCCGTTCTGATAACTCTAGGTTGTAATCATCCTCTCCCCTGCAATCAGTGTGCGATCCGAGCTCGATTCGAATTTCAGGATTCTTGATCATGATCTCAGCCAACTGATCTAGTTGGTATTTCGCTACCACATTCAACTCAGCACTATTCAGCTCGTAGTAGATGTTTTGAATAACGAAGAGGTCGTCTTGACGAATCACAATCTCGTCTCCATTCTCGTTCTTCAGTTGGATTTGCTCGCCTTCTTGTACTCGTTCATACACCGCTTCATCATCAGTCACCGGAATGACAATCTCTTGTCCTTTGTCGTAGATGATCATGTTGAGCGCAGAGCTTTCTTCATCCAATTTGAAGGTATAGCTCGCATCCGGACTCAACTCATCAAACCTAAACTTCCCTTTGTCGGTGGTGTAAGCCAGGGCCATAAGCTCACCATTCTCATCCATGATATAGATGGGTTCGCCTTTACCAATATCTCCAGGTTCATTCTCGTAGACTTGTCCTTCAACAGCCACATTCAACAAGGTGCTTTCATCAATATTCTCTACTGCTTGAAGCCCTTCTCCGTCTTCAAATGGCAGTAATTCGAAATAGAAACTACCGTCTCCTCCCGGAGTGAATACCATAATGCGGTTTCCAACGGCATCAATGATATAGAGGTAACTCGCGCGAAGCACTTCAGGTGCCACATCTTCAAATACCGCTCGGTACTTTTGGTTCAGCTCTAGCTTATCAATAGGAAACTTCCCTTCTTCCCCTGTCGTGCCATTGATGACGGTTTCACCTAGGGAGTTTTGAATCCGCACCTTGGCACCTTGCACGGGCGTTCCGGCACATTCCAGTAGCGCCGTCAGTTTGTTCATTGGAGCTTGCGTAGGCACGGGTGCAAGGCGGTAAACGGCATCTTCTCCCTCACGATCGCTATTAAACAAAGCCACCTCATCGCTTAACCATAAGAGCAAAAAATCATCTCCTAGGCTATTGATGGGTTCTTCGAAACGCTCCATTTCCTTCCACTGGCTACTGCGATCGCTGTAGTACAAATCAAAGCCGCCAAGACCGGCATGAGTATCACTTGAAAAACACAACCGGCTTCCATTCCAGCTTGGGAACACTTCGTTTCCTGAGGTATTAATCACCGGACCTAACGAAATAGGATCACTCCAATTTCCGCCGCCCAGGCGATTGACATAATAAAGGTCAAAACCACCTAAACCTCCAGGCATGTCGCTCGCAAAAACAATTTGTGACCCATCAGGTGAAATGCTTGGGTGAATTGCTCTAAACCCTGCTGGTGGCACAAAGACGGGCATCAAATTATCAACTGAACTACGCATCATGCGCGCAGTAACCACAGTTCCTTCGTCCCACATGACTTTGAAATCCATCAACGACATGACTACCAGTGTATCGCTGAAATAACAC
Coding sequences within it:
- a CDS encoding YdeI/OmpD-associated family protein; amino-acid sequence: MNPAVDQYLLQGCGRCDLYGTPECKVHLWTNELIRLRAVVLDTQLVEEHKWGVACYTYQGKNVAIMSALKGYVALSFFKGSLLDDKLALLSAPGPNSQAARMFKFTTSSQIAEHETSIRSYVKEAIELEKNGVSVPFKKVTEDDFPSELYDYFLEDPTYESAFRSLTPGRQRGWLLHFNGAKQTATIIRRIEKSAEKVLNGKGWNER
- the rfaE2 gene encoding D-glycero-beta-D-manno-heptose 1-phosphate adenylyltransferase, which codes for MPQNSLESFLDSCRESGKKIVFTNGVFDILHVGHVTYLEKAAEHGDVLIVGVNDDDSVRRLNKGPERPINPEDARAKVIASLKSVDHAVIFGEDTPYELIQLIQPDVLVKGGDYDPDCTDASDKRYMVGSDIVRAKGGTVASIPLVEGFSTTGIVSKMRASR
- a CDS encoding lysylphosphatidylglycerol synthase transmembrane domain-containing protein, giving the protein MKRLVNIFKYILFLGIGVFLFYLAMLGVIRGPQLVESPSVRFEMGSGHSDCDNGLSGLRVSAADKALRGTPYQVTDTLGNVILSGAFVNEAMDEKEYVSECLSPGHYNFVLPEPPEGEYSFAIQGVDLTDQLINDMKRASIPGIALSFLFGYLAIVSRGIRWQYLLEPLGYKPKTINAVNSVAFAYFANTFVPRSGELARCAALNQSDDIPVDKLFGTVISERVVDMVMLVIFMSVALISNLDAFQTLLDLSIGGGEEVNEEDSNLLVTIGLVAMGVVVALGFMFRRSIMASKLYGKVKGFLGGVGDGLKSVLKMKRRGAFIFHTFFIWGMYFGMAYVIYMSIDATSHMTVTQSLFVMVAGGFGMILPAPGGIGSYHWTVKLGFIALGMSGALGFAVANVMWLTQTVMIVVTGGIGYLLLMWGNIRKERQANAAE
- the panD gene encoding aspartate 1-decarboxylase, coding for MLLQVMKSKLHRVTVTQADLNYIGSITIDEDLMDAGNLLEGERVQIVNLMNGERLETYVIKGERGSGMICLNGPAARKVAVGDVVIVISYGYMTPEEAKDYKPTLVFPDTETNKLV
- a CDS encoding OmpA family protein; this encodes MRKVLYILALLSCVSALANKSYAQSNVTIERIHDLDKVDGFMTGIHPQGIFMEVNATDLGLITDQGDVDYRAQTQFARRGDTWTSFPADLEDFGFGFSGTSDLGTVCYFSDTLVVMSLMDFKVMWDEGTVVTARMMRSSVDNLMPVFVPPAGFRAIHPSISPDGSQIVFASDMPGGLGGFDLYYVNRLGGGNWSDPISLGPVINTSGNEVFPSWNGSRLCFSSDTHAGLGGFDLYYSDRSSQWKEMERFEEPINSLGDDFLLLWLSDEVALFNSDREGEDAVYRLAPVPTQAPMNKLTALLECAGTPVQGAKVRIQNSLGETVINGTTGEEGKFPIDKLELNQKYRAVFEDVAPEVLRASYLYIIDAVGNRIMVFTPGGDGSFYFELLPFEDGEGLQAVENIDESTLLNVAVEGQVYENEPGDIGKGEPIYIMDENGELMALAYTTDKGKFRFDELSPDASYTFKLDEESSALNMIIYDKGQEIVIPVTDDEAVYERVQEGEQIQLKNENGDEIVIRQDDLFVIQNIYYELNSAELNVVAKYQLDQLAEIMIKNPEIRIELGSHTDCRGEDDYNLELSERRAASALAHMKTKGIAIARMTAKGYGETVLLNGCDDGVECSEDEHALNRRTEIRIIIR